A genomic region of Micromonospora sp. NBC_01796 contains the following coding sequences:
- a CDS encoding IucA/IucC family protein, with protein MDMLIPPGLAPGTWQRVCGTLAAKMVAELAFEQALTPEPLGDGRYRVPVLPGVGYEFVGRPTAMDSWRIEPDSLVRVADDGNEPADPYRLLLDLHGAWGLDPAVTALTVGELSATLSADAWLLETGLPVAELAELPHLELEGHQTGHPWIFANKGRVGFSYADRARYAPESRHADPLHWMAVHRDLASFHGVPGLDEATLRERELDGPTRRHFTDLLAGRRLDPAEYVWLPVHPWQWDEVVLPLFAAEVARRQIVPLGEAPDSYRAQQSIRTFGNVSRPDRFDVKLPLSILNTMVYRGIPTELVHAAPHGTTWIHAIRDADPFLRDECRVILPGEVAAVAVRHPVFEALPEAPYRYRQLLGVIWREPVAGSLDPGERARTLAALLHVDRAGRAFVAELVERSGLAPTRWLAALFAAVLPPLLHLLYRYGIGFNPHGENAIVVYDHADVPVRLAVKDFVDDMKLLDEDLPEYADLPAEALGVLMRFGAEELSGSIVKSLLMCHFRYLAPLCAEQLEVPEEEFWRLARAEIVAYQARFPELADRFDRFDLLAAEFGRVCLNRERLLPGGYHDRAERDASFHLDVAPVPNPLHLPPPGSLAGFLAGSSAGSPSDPERAR; from the coding sequence ATGGACATGCTCATCCCACCCGGTCTGGCCCCCGGGACCTGGCAACGGGTCTGCGGCACGCTCGCCGCCAAGATGGTCGCCGAACTCGCCTTCGAGCAGGCACTGACCCCGGAGCCGCTGGGCGACGGCCGCTACCGGGTGCCGGTCCTACCCGGTGTCGGGTACGAGTTCGTCGGCCGGCCGACCGCGATGGACTCCTGGCGGATCGAGCCCGACTCCCTCGTCCGGGTCGCCGACGACGGAAACGAGCCGGCGGACCCGTACCGCCTGCTGCTGGACCTGCACGGGGCATGGGGGCTGGATCCGGCGGTCACCGCGCTGACCGTGGGCGAGCTGAGCGCGACCCTCTCCGCCGACGCCTGGCTGCTGGAGACCGGGCTACCGGTCGCGGAACTGGCCGAGCTGCCGCACCTGGAACTGGAGGGCCACCAGACCGGCCACCCGTGGATCTTCGCGAACAAGGGCCGGGTCGGTTTCTCGTACGCCGACCGGGCCCGGTACGCCCCCGAGTCCCGCCACGCCGATCCCCTGCACTGGATGGCCGTGCACCGGGACCTGGCCAGCTTCCACGGCGTACCGGGGCTGGACGAGGCGACGCTGCGCGAGCGGGAACTGGACGGCCCGACCCGGCGGCATTTCACCGACCTGCTCGCCGGTCGGCGGCTCGACCCGGCCGAGTACGTCTGGCTCCCGGTGCACCCGTGGCAGTGGGACGAGGTGGTGCTGCCGCTGTTCGCGGCGGAGGTGGCTCGGCGGCAGATCGTGCCCCTGGGTGAGGCACCGGACTCCTACCGGGCGCAGCAGTCGATCCGTACGTTCGGCAACGTGTCCCGGCCGGACCGGTTCGACGTCAAGCTGCCGCTGTCCATCCTCAACACCATGGTGTACCGGGGCATCCCCACCGAGCTGGTGCACGCCGCCCCGCACGGCACCACCTGGATCCACGCCATCCGGGACGCCGATCCGTTCCTGCGGGACGAGTGCCGGGTCATCCTGCCCGGCGAGGTTGCCGCGGTGGCGGTCCGGCATCCGGTGTTCGAGGCGTTGCCGGAGGCGCCGTACCGGTACCGGCAACTGCTCGGGGTGATCTGGCGGGAGCCGGTGGCGGGCAGCCTGGACCCGGGTGAGCGGGCCCGTACGCTGGCCGCGCTGCTGCATGTCGACCGGGCCGGCCGGGCGTTCGTCGCGGAGTTGGTCGAACGGTCCGGGCTGGCGCCGACGCGTTGGCTGGCCGCCCTCTTCGCCGCCGTGCTGCCCCCGCTGCTGCACCTGCTCTACCGGTACGGCATCGGCTTCAACCCGCACGGCGAGAACGCGATCGTCGTCTACGACCACGCCGACGTGCCGGTCCGGTTGGCGGTGAAGGACTTCGTCGACGACATGAAACTGCTCGACGAGGACCTGCCCGAGTACGCCGACCTGCCGGCCGAGGCGCTCGGTGTACTGATGCGGTTCGGTGCGGAGGAACTGTCCGGGTCGATCGTCAAGTCGTTGTTGATGTGCCACTTCCGTTACCTCGCCCCGCTCTGCGCCGAGCAGCTCGAAGTGCCGGAGGAGGAGTTCTGGCGGTTGGCGCGGGCCGAGATCGTGGCGTACCAGGCCCGGTTCCCGGAACTTGCCGACCGGTTCGACCGGTTCGACCTGCTGGCGGCCGAGTTCGGCCGGGTCTGCCTGAACCGGGAACGTCTGCTGCCCGGTGGTTACCACGACCGGGCCGAACGGGACGCCTCGTTCCACCTGGACGTCGCCCCGGTCCCGAACCCGCTGCACCTGCCCCCGCCCGGCTCCCTGGCTGGCTTCTTGGCCGGCTCCTCTGCCGGCTCCCCGTCGGACCCGGAGCGGGCCCGATGA
- a CDS encoding DoxX family protein, with product MHSLRLPDLVTSLYRIVVGLLFTLHGASSLFGVFGGSRGSGDAIPFGTWPGWWAAVIQLVGGLLVLVGLGTRPAAVLCSGSMAYAYFVVHQPDDLLPLNNGGELSALFCWSFLLIAVLGPGPWSLDRGLSALQRSRRSEPQPASVA from the coding sequence GTGCATTCCCTTCGTCTACCCGACCTGGTCACGTCCCTCTACCGGATAGTGGTCGGCCTGCTCTTCACCCTGCATGGCGCGTCGTCGCTGTTCGGCGTCTTCGGCGGCAGCCGTGGATCGGGTGACGCCATCCCGTTCGGCACCTGGCCCGGATGGTGGGCCGCGGTCATCCAACTGGTCGGAGGGCTGCTGGTGCTGGTCGGACTCGGTACCCGCCCGGCCGCCGTACTCTGCTCGGGCTCCATGGCGTACGCCTATTTCGTGGTCCACCAGCCGGACGACCTGCTGCCGCTGAACAACGGCGGCGAGTTGTCCGCGCTGTTCTGCTGGTCGTTCCTGCTGATCGCCGTGCTCGGGCCGGGACCGTGGTCGCTGGACCGCGGGCTGTCCGCCCTGCAGCGATCCCGTCGGTCGGAGCCTCAACCCGCGTCGGTGGCCTGA
- a CDS encoding type III PLP-dependent enzyme has product MDLPPSAAGRPALTAADLPPAIRDHLLSRTGASEPVSGYLYDPAVAIRRATELRTALPDWARICYAVKANSYPPLVHALAPYVDGFEVASAAEATLARHVQATLDGQVPSTGSSARGDGGLMVAAGPAKTERLLHRLVDLDVDLVNVESALELHRLQVVADRLDRRVDVALRVNPATVSVSGALTMGGSATQFGIPEAAVPDVLRLAATLPRLRVVGFHVHVVGNNLDAAAHAAYVAWCLDWSRRTAEAYGLDLRFVDVGGGLGVPFGGEQPFDVKEFGSLLADLAPPPDCRVLFEPGRYLVTDAGWYAAEVVDVKQAYGTWFVVLRGGINHFQLPTSWDIPHRFAVLPVADWPHPYPRPEVREQPVTVVGELCTTEDTLARDVTVTAVRAGDLIVFPMAGSYGWEFAMPSFLSHPPATRTLLP; this is encoded by the coding sequence TTGGATCTGCCCCCCTCCGCCGCCGGACGACCGGCACTCACCGCCGCGGACCTGCCCCCGGCCATCCGCGACCACCTGCTGTCCCGTACGGGCGCGAGCGAGCCGGTCAGCGGCTACCTGTACGACCCGGCGGTGGCGATCCGTCGCGCCACCGAACTGCGGACGGCACTGCCCGACTGGGCCCGGATCTGCTACGCGGTGAAGGCCAACTCCTATCCCCCGCTGGTGCACGCGCTCGCCCCGTACGTCGACGGTTTCGAGGTCGCCTCCGCCGCCGAGGCGACCCTGGCCCGACACGTGCAGGCGACGCTGGACGGACAGGTGCCCTCGACCGGTTCGTCGGCGCGCGGTGACGGCGGGCTGATGGTCGCCGCCGGGCCGGCCAAGACCGAACGGCTGCTGCACCGGCTGGTCGACCTCGACGTCGACCTGGTCAACGTGGAGAGCGCGCTGGAACTGCACCGCCTACAGGTGGTGGCCGATCGGCTGGACCGCCGGGTGGACGTCGCCCTGCGGGTCAACCCGGCGACGGTGTCGGTCAGCGGCGCACTGACCATGGGCGGCTCGGCCACCCAGTTCGGCATTCCCGAGGCAGCGGTGCCGGACGTGTTGCGGCTGGCCGCGACCCTGCCCCGGCTGCGGGTGGTCGGCTTCCACGTACACGTGGTGGGCAACAACCTCGACGCCGCCGCGCATGCCGCGTACGTGGCCTGGTGCCTGGACTGGAGCCGGCGTACCGCCGAGGCGTACGGGTTGGACCTGCGTTTCGTGGACGTCGGCGGTGGGCTCGGGGTGCCGTTCGGTGGCGAGCAGCCGTTCGACGTCAAGGAGTTCGGCAGCCTGCTCGCGGATCTCGCACCGCCGCCGGACTGTCGGGTGCTCTTCGAACCGGGGCGCTACCTGGTCACCGACGCCGGCTGGTACGCCGCAGAGGTGGTCGACGTGAAGCAGGCGTACGGCACCTGGTTCGTGGTGTTGCGCGGGGGGATCAACCACTTCCAGTTGCCGACCTCGTGGGACATCCCGCACCGGTTCGCGGTCCTGCCGGTGGCCGACTGGCCGCATCCGTACCCCCGCCCCGAGGTACGCGAACAACCGGTCACCGTGGTCGGCGAACTCTGCACCACCGAGGACACCCTGGCCCGGGACGTGACGGTCACCGCCGTCCGTGCCGGCGACCTGATCGTCTTCCCCATGGCCGGCTCCTACGGCTGGGAGTTCGCCATGCCCTCCTTCCTCTCCCACCCCCCAGCCACCCGCACCCTCCTCCCCTGA
- a CDS encoding EamA family transporter has protein sequence MLVSSTPMAAARHRTGVGLSYLALAGVLWGTGGLLGSLLGRHAGLSPVAVATYRLAVGGVLLVLVLLLSGRPLPRSRPAWSRIVVLGMLFALYQACYFGAVALTSVSLATLVTIGTSPVLVLAADWATTRRRASRRMIGAVCLAVVGLGLLVGLPAGGYAPSAVLASAGLALLSAGGFATVTRLGARPVAGLDEQAAVGLGFGVGGLLLAPFAVSTVGLGFQPSLLTVGLLVALGAAPTALAYTFYFRGLRTVGASTAVVVALLEPLTGALLAAILLHDRLGAPGVAGAVLLAVAVVLAGSAFGRSEPS, from the coding sequence ATGCTTGTCTCGTCAACGCCGATGGCGGCCGCCCGCCACCGTACCGGCGTCGGTCTGTCCTATCTCGCCCTGGCCGGAGTGCTCTGGGGAACCGGCGGGCTGCTCGGCAGCCTGCTGGGCCGGCACGCGGGTCTGTCCCCGGTGGCGGTCGCCACCTACCGCCTCGCGGTGGGCGGTGTGCTGCTCGTCCTCGTGCTCCTGTTGTCCGGTCGGCCGTTGCCACGCAGTCGGCCGGCCTGGTCCCGCATTGTTGTGCTGGGCATGCTCTTCGCCCTCTACCAAGCCTGTTACTTCGGCGCGGTGGCGCTGACCTCGGTCTCACTGGCCACCCTGGTCACCATCGGCACCTCGCCGGTGCTGGTGCTGGCCGCGGACTGGGCGACCACCCGGCGTCGGGCGAGCCGGCGGATGATCGGCGCGGTCTGCCTGGCCGTCGTCGGCCTGGGCCTGCTGGTGGGCCTGCCTGCCGGCGGGTACGCACCGAGTGCCGTACTGGCCAGCGCGGGGCTGGCACTCCTCTCCGCCGGAGGCTTCGCCACCGTCACCCGACTCGGCGCCAGGCCGGTCGCCGGCCTGGACGAGCAGGCCGCGGTCGGGCTCGGATTCGGTGTCGGCGGACTGCTCCTGGCACCGTTCGCCGTCTCCACGGTCGGGTTGGGTTTCCAGCCGAGCCTGCTCACCGTGGGGCTGCTCGTCGCCCTGGGTGCCGCACCGACCGCGCTGGCGTACACGTTCTACTTCCGTGGCCTGCGTACCGTGGGCGCCAGCACGGCGGTGGTGGTGGCGCTGCTGGAGCCGTTGACCGGTGCCCTGCTGGCGGCGATTCTGCTGCATGACCGGCTCGGTGCGCCCGGCGTCGCCGGGGCGGTCCTGCTCGCGGTGGCGGTGGTGCTCGCCGGGAGCGCGTTCGGCCGGTCCGAACCGAGCTGA
- a CDS encoding DUF397 domain-containing protein: protein MNQPYNGIPVTELPPIAWRKSRRSNPSGNCVELAELPGGAGIAVRNSRDPNGPALIYTSAEITAFILGARDGDFDDLIT, encoded by the coding sequence ATGAATCAGCCATACAACGGGATCCCCGTCACCGAGCTACCGCCCATCGCCTGGCGGAAGAGCCGCCGCAGCAATCCCAGCGGGAACTGCGTCGAGCTCGCGGAGCTACCCGGTGGTGCGGGAATTGCGGTCCGTAACTCCCGGGACCCGAACGGTCCGGCCCTGATCTACACCTCGGCCGAGATCACCGCCTTCATCCTCGGTGCGCGCGACGGCGACTTCGACGACCTGATCACATGA
- a CDS encoding IucA/IucC family protein — translation MPVEPATAPPPHLVPEHWTAAGRTLLARTIAEMAYEEMVTPRPDGPAENWCLDLPDGVTYAFRARRGAFGAWRIRPESLRRRAGANESPATDPTRFVVDAGDVLGLTRAVLADLIRDLTATHAADARLHARAIPAADLADLSHEDLEAHQTGHPCMFLNKGRLGFSAADTARFTPEAAGDFRLVWLAVTPALARFSSVPGLDRETLLAGELDPTTRAEFADRVRDRGGDPDAYVWLPVHPFQWDEVILPLFAGQIADGSVVYLGESADRYRPLQSIRTLTNLDRPGRRNVKVPLMIRNTLVWRGLSEAQTTCAPRLTTWLQDLRDGDAFLRDECRVAMLGEVASVTVPHPTYRDLPDAPYKYQELLGAIWREPVHGYLEPGERARTMATLLLEGGDGRAVVRELVDRSGLGAGEWLRSYLGALLPPLLHYLYRYGASFTPHGENVVLISDAAERPSRIALKDFGADVELLPFDLPEYARIPAEARDRLHRWPAGDLAHSILSAICAGHFRFFTDIVERHLGVPEREFWSLVREPIDAYHRRFPELAERFAWFDLLGPEFGRVALNREQLLGGGFHDRAERDAEFDVMYGTLANPLHPARVDGD, via the coding sequence GTGCCCGTCGAGCCCGCCACCGCACCACCGCCGCACCTCGTACCGGAGCACTGGACCGCCGCCGGGCGTACGCTGCTGGCCCGCACGATCGCCGAAATGGCGTACGAGGAAATGGTCACCCCGCGCCCCGACGGCCCGGCGGAGAACTGGTGCCTCGACCTGCCCGACGGGGTGACCTACGCCTTCCGGGCCCGCCGGGGCGCGTTCGGCGCCTGGCGGATCCGGCCGGAGAGCCTGCGACGGCGGGCCGGCGCGAACGAGTCACCGGCGACCGACCCGACCCGGTTCGTGGTGGACGCCGGCGACGTGCTCGGCCTGACCCGGGCGGTCCTCGCCGACCTGATCCGCGACCTCACCGCCACCCACGCCGCCGACGCCCGGCTGCACGCCCGCGCGATTCCGGCCGCCGACCTCGCGGACCTGTCCCACGAGGACCTGGAGGCGCACCAGACCGGCCACCCGTGCATGTTCCTCAACAAGGGACGGCTCGGCTTCTCCGCTGCCGACACCGCCCGGTTCACCCCGGAGGCGGCCGGCGACTTCCGGCTGGTCTGGCTCGCGGTCACCCCCGCGCTCGCCCGGTTCAGCTCGGTACCGGGGCTGGACCGGGAGACCCTGCTCGCCGGGGAACTCGACCCGACCACCCGCGCCGAGTTCGCCGATCGGGTACGCGACCGGGGCGGCGACCCGGACGCCTACGTCTGGCTGCCGGTGCACCCGTTCCAGTGGGACGAGGTGATCCTGCCGCTGTTCGCCGGGCAGATCGCCGACGGCAGCGTGGTCTACCTCGGCGAGAGCGCCGACCGGTACCGCCCGTTGCAGTCGATCCGCACCCTGACCAACCTGGACCGACCCGGACGGCGCAACGTCAAGGTCCCGCTGATGATCCGCAACACCCTGGTCTGGCGCGGCCTGTCCGAGGCGCAGACCACCTGCGCGCCCCGGCTCACCACCTGGCTGCAGGACCTGCGCGACGGCGACGCCTTCCTGCGCGACGAGTGCCGGGTGGCGATGCTCGGCGAGGTCGCCTCGGTGACCGTGCCGCACCCGACCTACCGGGATCTGCCGGACGCCCCGTACAAGTACCAGGAGTTGCTGGGGGCGATCTGGCGGGAGCCGGTGCACGGCTACCTGGAGCCGGGGGAGCGGGCCCGGACCATGGCCACCCTGCTGCTGGAGGGCGGGGACGGGCGGGCGGTGGTGAGGGAGCTGGTCGACCGTTCCGGTCTGGGGGCGGGGGAGTGGCTGCGGTCGTACCTGGGTGCGCTGCTGCCGCCGCTGCTGCACTACCTCTACCGCTACGGCGCCTCGTTCACCCCGCACGGGGAGAACGTGGTGCTGATCAGCGACGCGGCCGAGCGACCCAGCCGGATCGCGCTGAAGGACTTCGGCGCCGACGTCGAACTGCTCCCGTTCGACCTGCCCGAGTACGCCCGCATCCCCGCCGAGGCCCGCGACCGACTGCACCGCTGGCCGGCCGGCGACCTGGCGCACTCGATCCTGTCGGCGATCTGCGCCGGGCACTTCCGGTTCTTCACCGACATCGTGGAGCGGCATCTGGGCGTACCGGAGCGGGAGTTCTGGTCCCTGGTACGCGAACCGATCGACGCCTACCACCGGCGTTTTCCCGAACTGGCCGAGCGGTTCGCCTGGTTCGACCTGCTCGGGCCGGAGTTCGGGCGGGTGGCGCTCAACCGGGAGCAACTGCTCGGCGGCGGCTTCCACGACCGGGCCGAACGCGACGCCGAGTTCGACGTCATGTACGGCACCCTGGCCAACCCCCTGCACCCGGCCCGAGTCGACGGAGACTGA
- a CDS encoding glutamine synthetase family protein, producing MSTDPNPFPMPVERLRAEVAAGRIDNVIVAVPDLQGRLQGSRLDGEHFCERVLVDGFAACVYLLAVDVEMNTGPGYAVDPWAAGFGDLNLTPDIRTLRELPWDPGTALVIADAHRPDGRPLGFAPRHVLRTQLDRLAQRGLTAYAGTELEFILFRDSFQEAHDRDYRGLRTATRHNVDYSLAGVTEVDPVLRRIRREMTRAGLKLESARGEVHPGQYEIVFRYADALTTCDNHALYKTGVRQIVTQEGLAVTFMAKYDEGEGNSCHVHLSLRHVDGTPVFAGDGTGDRAGMSPLMEHFVAGQLAGLRELTLLQAPNINSYKRLAPGAFAPTGVAWGRDYRTCPIRVVGTGDSLRIEHRVAGGDANPYTVVAAIIAAGLHGIDRELPLPPAQSGNAFTATDLPRLPGSLAEAVHLWENSSLAHDAFGQEVVTHYAAAAHAELTEFAHAITDWERHRGFERL from the coding sequence ATGAGCACGGATCCGAACCCGTTCCCGATGCCGGTCGAGCGGCTGCGGGCCGAGGTGGCGGCCGGTCGGATCGACAACGTCATCGTTGCCGTACCCGACCTGCAGGGGCGGTTGCAGGGGAGCAGGCTCGACGGCGAACACTTCTGCGAGCGGGTCCTCGTGGACGGCTTCGCCGCCTGCGTCTACCTGCTCGCCGTGGACGTGGAGATGAACACCGGGCCGGGGTACGCCGTCGACCCGTGGGCCGCCGGCTTCGGCGACCTCAACCTCACCCCGGACATCCGTACGCTGCGCGAGCTGCCCTGGGATCCGGGCACCGCACTGGTGATCGCCGACGCGCACCGGCCCGACGGTCGGCCGCTCGGTTTCGCGCCACGGCACGTGCTGCGGACCCAGCTCGACCGGCTGGCGCAGCGGGGACTGACCGCCTACGCCGGCACGGAACTGGAGTTCATCCTGTTCCGGGACAGCTTCCAGGAGGCACACGACCGGGACTACCGCGGTCTGCGTACCGCCACCCGGCACAACGTGGACTACTCGCTCGCCGGGGTCACCGAGGTCGACCCGGTGCTCCGGCGGATCCGGCGCGAGATGACCCGGGCCGGCCTGAAACTGGAGTCCGCGCGCGGCGAGGTCCACCCCGGACAGTACGAGATCGTCTTCCGGTACGCGGACGCGCTCACCACCTGCGACAACCACGCGCTCTACAAGACCGGTGTACGCCAGATCGTCACCCAGGAGGGCCTGGCCGTCACCTTCATGGCCAAGTACGACGAGGGCGAGGGCAACTCCTGCCACGTGCACCTGTCGCTGCGCCACGTCGACGGCACCCCGGTCTTCGCCGGTGACGGCACCGGGGACAGGGCGGGCATGTCACCGCTGATGGAGCACTTCGTCGCCGGGCAACTCGCCGGGCTGCGCGAGCTGACCCTGCTTCAGGCACCGAACATCAACTCGTACAAGCGGTTGGCGCCGGGCGCGTTCGCCCCGACCGGTGTCGCATGGGGGCGGGACTACCGCACCTGCCCCATCCGGGTCGTCGGTACGGGCGACTCGCTGCGGATCGAGCACCGGGTGGCCGGCGGCGACGCGAACCCGTACACGGTGGTTGCCGCGATCATCGCCGCCGGCCTGCACGGCATCGACCGGGAACTGCCACTGCCGCCGGCCCAGTCCGGCAACGCCTTCACCGCCACCGACCTGCCCCGCCTGCCGGGATCACTGGCCGAGGCCGTTCACCTGTGGGAGAACAGCTCCCTCGCCCACGACGCGTTCGGCCAGGAAGTGGTCACCCACTACGCCGCCGCCGCCCACGCCGAACTAACCGAGTTCGCCCACGCGATCACCGACTGGGAACGCCACCGAGGCTTCGAACGCCTCTAA
- a CDS encoding helix-turn-helix domain-containing protein, translating into MLLGAQLRRLREANGVTREAAGWEIRASESKISRMELGRVGFKERDVADLLTLYGVHDDGERAVLLGLARDANEPGWWHRYGDILPQWFQSYLGLEAASSLIRTYEVQFIPGLLQSRDYARAVVLLGHRAAASEEVERRVNLRMARQQLLTRPDAPQLWAVVDEAALRRPIGGPEVMWGQINALIEATKLPNVRLQVMPFASGGHAAAGGAFSILRFPDRDLPDVVYIEQLTSALYLDKRDDVDHYAAAMERVCVEAEPPARTPDILARILADLDR; encoded by the coding sequence ATGCTGCTCGGCGCACAGTTGCGCCGGCTCCGCGAGGCGAACGGGGTCACCCGGGAGGCCGCGGGCTGGGAGATCCGGGCCTCCGAGTCGAAGATCAGCCGGATGGAGCTGGGCCGGGTCGGCTTCAAGGAACGTGATGTCGCGGACCTGCTGACCCTCTACGGCGTACATGACGACGGTGAACGCGCGGTGCTGCTCGGGCTCGCCCGCGATGCCAACGAGCCCGGCTGGTGGCACCGGTACGGCGACATCCTCCCCCAGTGGTTCCAGTCCTATCTCGGGCTGGAGGCGGCGTCGTCGCTGATCCGTACCTACGAGGTGCAGTTCATCCCCGGCCTGTTGCAGAGCCGCGACTACGCCCGTGCGGTTGTCCTGCTCGGCCATCGGGCGGCCGCGAGCGAGGAGGTCGAGCGTCGGGTCAATCTGCGGATGGCCCGGCAGCAACTGCTCACCCGCCCGGATGCGCCGCAGCTCTGGGCGGTCGTGGACGAGGCCGCGCTGCGCCGGCCGATCGGTGGCCCCGAGGTGATGTGGGGCCAGATCAACGCGTTGATCGAGGCCACCAAACTGCCGAACGTCAGGCTCCAGGTGATGCCGTTCGCGTCCGGTGGGCACGCCGCCGCGGGCGGGGCGTTCAGCATCCTGCGTTTCCCCGACCGGGACCTGCCCGACGTGGTCTACATCGAACAGCTCACCAGCGCGCTCTACCTGGACAAGCGGGACGACGTCGACCACTACGCCGCGGCGATGGAGCGGGTCTGTGTGGAGGCCGAACCACCGGCCCGTACGCCGGACATCCTGGCCCGTATCCTGGCCGACCTCGACCGCTGA
- a CDS encoding sensor histidine kinase, with amino-acid sequence MESAERMIVRRARLRIGLLVGLSIGALLLLGAGISYAALVQSQEAQIQRELEWGTTYGTIAGPPACSWIFRYDGSTVDTGTNPPPPGFPLHEALDTVAATGATEITTITRNDTVYHVRTEVRGDAVVQAVFDARFQLSDRRHLLLAFSLAAAVGLLAAVLTGVLVGRRAVAPLAEALTRQRRFVADASHELRTPIAQVHTRAQLLAQRARTGGTSTDLHDLERLVGTTRRLGEIVDDLLLSAQLAAAPSGRRPNPPVDLTTLVAATVAAETERAAERQVTVTVETPDGPLPVPGVESALRRVVGELLANALIHTPAGGRIRLTLQAGDGYAEIVVADTGEGFDQADARRIFDRFHRGAGSGDHRFGLGLALLREVVTSHHGTIEAEGYPGRGATFTVRLPTRRFPASVQGQLRGVRRLFVRQLGADT; translated from the coding sequence ATGGAGTCGGCCGAGCGGATGATCGTCCGGCGGGCCCGGCTACGGATCGGCCTGCTGGTCGGCCTGTCCATCGGCGCGCTGCTGTTGCTGGGCGCAGGCATCTCGTACGCGGCCCTGGTCCAGAGCCAGGAGGCCCAGATCCAGCGTGAGCTCGAGTGGGGCACGACGTACGGCACGATCGCCGGCCCACCCGCCTGCAGTTGGATCTTCCGGTACGACGGCAGCACGGTGGACACCGGCACCAATCCCCCGCCCCCCGGCTTCCCGCTGCACGAGGCGCTGGACACCGTGGCCGCCACCGGGGCCACCGAGATCACCACCATCACCCGCAACGACACGGTCTACCATGTGCGTACGGAGGTCCGGGGCGACGCGGTGGTGCAGGCGGTGTTCGACGCGCGTTTCCAGCTCTCCGACCGGCGGCACCTGCTGCTCGCGTTCAGCCTCGCGGCGGCCGTCGGGCTGCTCGCCGCCGTGCTGACCGGTGTGCTCGTCGGCCGCCGGGCCGTGGCACCGCTCGCGGAGGCGCTCACCCGTCAACGCCGCTTCGTCGCGGACGCCAGCCACGAACTGCGTACCCCGATCGCCCAGGTGCACACCCGTGCCCAGTTGCTGGCCCAGCGGGCGCGTACCGGCGGAACGTCCACGGACCTGCACGACCTCGAACGGCTGGTCGGCACCACCCGGCGACTCGGCGAGATCGTGGACGACCTGCTCCTCTCGGCCCAGCTCGCCGCGGCTCCCAGCGGCCGGCGACCGAACCCGCCGGTCGACCTCACCACGCTGGTCGCGGCGACGGTCGCCGCGGAGACCGAACGCGCCGCCGAGCGCCAGGTCACGGTCACGGTCGAGACGCCCGACGGCCCACTGCCGGTACCGGGGGTCGAGTCGGCGCTGCGCCGGGTCGTCGGCGAGTTGCTCGCGAACGCGCTGATCCACACTCCCGCCGGTGGCCGGATCCGCCTGACGCTCCAGGCCGGCGACGGTTACGCCGAGATCGTGGTGGCGGACACCGGCGAGGGCTTCGACCAGGCGGACGCGCGGCGGATCTTCGACCGGTTCCATCGCGGGGCGGGTTCCGGCGACCACCGCTTCGGCCTCGGGCTGGCCCTGCTGCGGGAGGTCGTCACCAGCCACCACGGCACGATCGAGGCCGAGGGCTATCCGGGCCGGGGCGCGACATTCACGGTGCGGCTTCCCACGAGACGGTTCCCCGCGTCGGTACAGGGACAGCTTCGGGGCGTCCGGCGGCTTTTTGTGCGGCAACTCGGCGCCGACACGTAG